The Deltaproteobacteria bacterium region CCCACAAACGGGTCAACTCCTTACGCAGGAGCTCCGCACCTTCAGCGGTAATGTAATTCGCATAGCGTCCGGCCACGGTAACTCACTCCGTCCATAGGTCTGAAAAAGACAGCACAATTAATCCAAAACTACATCAATGTTCAATCATAACCCAATAACGCAACGCGCAAATTGATCAGATATAAGTCTAAACAAGTCAGATCATGTGGTTTTAACGCATTTAGGGTGGTCAACTGTATGTTGGTCTGCTTTCCTTCCATCAGACCTTCCCCAGGTAAGAAAGATACGCCCATGAATTTTATTGAAACACATAGGTATTTACGCGTCTTCACCGCATTGTTGTTCGGAAGCTCACTCTTGCTTGCAAGCTCCGTATCCGCAAAGCTACCTCATGAAAAGACACCTCGAGTGTCTCTTGAGTCTCTAGGCATCGACACCAAGCAAAGCCTGATTAAGTGGCAAGGCAAACCCGAAGTGGTGAACTTTTCCTCGGAGGGCTGCATCGCAAAATCTAAGATTCAGCGGGTTTTGGGACGGGTCAAAAGCCAGGTTATTCATTGCTATGGCCGCTTCAGTGCCAAAGGCACCAAAACACCAACCAAGGTCACTGCAGATATTGGAATTGGCGCCGACGGCAGCACATTTCAAGTCAGCACATCGGCCAGCGCCAAGGCCTCAAAAGAAGTCGCAACTTGCGTGGAGCGTATCATCAAAAGGATGAGATTTCCGCGCTGCCGGGACGATGAGGACACCTTCTCCGTGTGGACTTACGAATACAAGAAGCCCAAAACAGCCAACCTCTAATCTTGGCTTAACCGAATGGCCCGTCGCCTCAAAGCTTACCGGGCCCCATCCTAACTCTACAGATTATTAAAAGCTGCGACTGCCTGGTGAATACCGGCATCGTCTACATCTAAATGCGTGACGGCTCTAAGCTTGTGCTCACTCACTGCGGTCAGAGCCACCTCTTGAGCGTTGAGCTTATCCACCACTGTGGCAGCATCGTGGCCAGTCCCGGAGATATCGATGTAAACCATGTTGGTTTTCACCGACTCCAAAGAGACTTCAATGCCTTCAATCGCACCAATAGCCTCCGCTAGAGCGCGGGCCCGTCGGTGGTCATCGGCCATACGTTCAATGTGATTCTCGAGCGCATAAAGGCCAGCTGCAGCCAAAACACCCGCCTGACGCATACCCCCGCCAAACATCTTTCGGAAGCGGTGACACCTGTCGATAAAGGCTTGAGAGCCCACAATCAGGCTTCCCACCGGGCAACCCAGACCCTTGCTCAAACAAAATGAAATGCTGTCAAAAGGCGCAACCATCTCTTTTGCTGAAATACCGCTGGCGACCACCGCATTAAACATACGCGCGCCATCGAGGTGCAACTTGAGTTTCTTTTCCTTGGCAACTTCAGCAATCTCCAGAATCGTTTCCATACGATAGGTACTTCCGCCGCCCCGGTTTGCCGTATTTTCCAAGCACACCAAGCTCGTCACCGGATAGTGAGAAAGGCTACCTTCGGCGCGAACCGCGGCTCGTACACCGTCGGCGCTTAAGATACCCGCTTCACCTTGCACACATGCTACAGATACCCCGGAGAGCGCTGCAAAGCCTGCGCCTTCATAAAGATAGATGTGGGAATCTGCGCTGCAGATGATTTCATCGCCAGGCTCAGTGTGGGCTCGGATACAAACCTGGTTGGCCATGGTTCCCGTGGGAACAAAAAGAGCAGCCTCTTTGCCAAGCAGCTCGGCGGCCTTTTCCTGAAGAGCAACAACGGTTGGGTCATCTCCAAACACATCATCGCCCAGAGGTGCATCAACAATGGCTTGCTTCATGGCAGCGGTTGGTCGGGTAACAGTGTCGGAACGCAAATCAACGATAGACATAGCCTTCTCCTCGCAAGTAATACGGCGATGAAGGTCTACCGAGGGTGCTACTGAAGCACAAGGTCGAAAAAAATGCTTATTCTGGCTCGGGAAAGCCATCCCAATCGGTAAACAAAGCCATGATACCACTGGCAATCAAGGCCACCCCGCCGCCAATGAAAAGCGCGTTGGTTGCTTGCTGATAGCCTGTGGCACGGTTTTGAATGTTCACAAAATCGGCACCTTGGTAAGGCCCCGGTTCTGCAGGAGAATTAAAGCGCGTCTCTTCTTGCTTGGCCAGATAGCCCATGGCGCCAGCTGCACCTCCGGCAGCCACGGCAATTCCACCCACCAGATAGGTTGCCCACGTGGGGATAGGTGGCGGATTCATCATGGCCAGCACATCAGCCCGCACCCCGCGAACTCGGCCCAAAGCCAAGGCTTGTCCAGCGAAGAGCGTTTCAACCGAGGGACCAATCGCTCTTAAAAAAGCAGCATTGTCCCCTGCATCCAAAGATTCGCTTACGCTGCCCAGTACCACTGAGCCTTCACGCTGAATCCGCTTCAGATCGATGGTGCGCCCTTCAGCTGTATCTTTGAGCGTCCCCAAGACCGCTTCGTTGACTGCACTCTGCTCAGCCACACCGGCAAAACACTCAGGCCGCCCTGAGCTGCTGCATTTGGCAAATCGCTCGCCAATGATAGCGGGAAGCATGTCTATGGTGAGTACGGTTACACCTTCGAGCTTGCGAATTTCCCGTACAAGATGCGTGGTAACCAAGGCAGCCATCTTCTCGGGCACGCCATTGGTATTTAAAGGAAACACGAGAATTTTGTGTGAGGCCACTTCTGGAAGTAAAGCCGGAGCCGGAGTTCGAGCCGGCGCAGCTTCCAACCTCTTCGACGTAGGTGAACCTTTCGGCTCAATTTCTTCGGCTAAACCAGAAGAAGACCAAGAGTCCTCCGCTTCCGGTGCCTCAGGTTGTA contains the following coding sequences:
- a CDS encoding AgmX/PglI C-terminal domain-containing protein, producing MNFIETHRYLRVFTALLFGSSLLLASSVSAKLPHEKTPRVSLESLGIDTKQSLIKWQGKPEVVNFSSEGCIAKSKIQRVLGRVKSQVIHCYGRFSAKGTKTPTKVTADIGIGADGSTFQVSTSASAKASKEVATCVERIIKRMRFPRCRDDEDTFSVWTYEYKKPKTANL
- the ltaE gene encoding low-specificity L-threonine aldolase — encoded protein: MSIVDLRSDTVTRPTAAMKQAIVDAPLGDDVFGDDPTVVALQEKAAELLGKEAALFVPTGTMANQVCIRAHTEPGDEIICSADSHIYLYEGAGFAALSGVSVACVQGEAGILSADGVRAAVRAEGSLSHYPVTSLVCLENTANRGGGSTYRMETILEIAEVAKEKKLKLHLDGARMFNAVVASGISAKEMVAPFDSISFCLSKGLGCPVGSLIVGSQAFIDRCHRFRKMFGGGMRQAGVLAAAGLYALENHIERMADDHRRARALAEAIGAIEGIEVSLESVKTNMVYIDISGTGHDAATVVDKLNAQEVALTAVSEHKLRAVTHLDVDDAGIHQAVAAFNNL